The DNA region TCATCTGCGAATTCCTACCTCGTTGGCCGCCCCGTACGGGGGTGCGAAACCGCCATTCTACCCGGCATCGAACAATCGTACGAAATGAGCGGTTCGGCGACGCCGCGAGGGGGATCAGCCGCTGCGCCGCGCGTATGGATACGTCCCGGGGGCGGCTTCGGCGAGGCCGAGCAGGCCGGCCGCGCTGACCGTGCCGAAGCCGCCGCCGCTGGCGGCCAGGCTGAACACGCGTTCGACGGCGTGGGCCAGGGTACCGTCGAGCTGGCCCGCTTCGGCCTCGAACTCCGTCACTTCCAGATGGGCGTCCAGCAGCAGGCGTAGGGCCGCCGGGCGCAGCCAGAACATGCTGCCGGCGATGAAGCTGTCGTGTTCCACCTGCGGCGCGGCGATGCCGAGGCGGCGGGTGAGGTAGTCGACGTTGGCCTGATTGGCACCCCAGTAATAGTCCAGTGGCTGCAAATGGCCTTCGGCGTGCACGAGGCCCAGCGTGGCGTCGTCGCGGAAGGCTGCCGCGATACGGCAGGCGCGTTCGGGCGCGAGCAGCTTGTCGAGCAATTCGCGGCGCCAGGTCTCGCCGTCCTGGCGATGGGTGGAGCGCTTGCCGTGCAGTTTCAGCACGGTCGTCACGCCTTCGTCGAGCAGGCGGTTGGCCACGTGCAGGAACGGCAGGATGTCGCGGCCGCGGTTCTCGAATACGTCGATCTCGGCGTCGAGGCCGAGCTGCGCCATCCGTTCGCGCACGGCCTGTTCGCGCTCGCGGGAGGTGGTGATCACGATGCGCCAGTCGATGCCGCTGGTGCGCAGCGCCACCACCAGTTCGTCCAGCAGCTCGGGATACCAGACATGGATCACCGCGCAGGGGCGCGCATCGGCTATCGGCGCCGGCTGCAGTGCGGTGCGGGTGGCTTCCAGCCAGGCGTGGCCGAGCCGGCTGTCCGGCTCCAGCACGGCGCCTTCGGCCCATTCGTTCCACGCGTTGACGAAGACCAGCGGCTGCGCCGGAAAGCGTTGTCGCGCGACGCTGATGGCATGCCGCAACCAGTCGCGATAGCCGCGCGGCGAGGCGTGCGCGAACACGCGGCCAGCACCACTGCGCCGGGGTTCGTTGTCCCAGCCCGGATTGACGCCGGGATAGCGCGGATAGGCGGACTCGGGCTGCGCCATCGACTGCCGCGCCAGCTCGCGCCAGTCGTGCACGTCGCCGCGGTAGTCCGGGTTGAGCAGGTGCTGCCGCGCGGTGATCGGCGCGGGCGTGGTGTTGTTCGGCGGGAATTCCACCGCGGCGTCAAAGCCGATCGTGCGCGGATCGACCCGGTCGAAACTCTGCACGTAGGCAAGCTGGATCTCGCCGATGCCGTTGGCGCGGCACCACTCGCGCCAGCGCACGGCGGTCGCCTTCGGGTCCGGCAGCAGGCCGGGGCGGTAGACCAGCAGCAGCGGCTTGCCGCCGACGCGCAGGTAGCGCGGGTCGGCGAGATAGCGCGCGACGTGTTCGATGAAGGCGAGGTCGTCGGCGGGGCTGTGCTGCTGGCCGATCAGGATGTCGTCCGCGCGGCCGTCCCAGCGCCGCGACCAGTTCTCGTTGGCCCAGCACAGGCACAGCGGCAGGTCCAGCGAGGGATCGGCCAGCCATTGCTGCAGCGGCGTTTCCAGCAGGGTCTTGCCGGCGAACCAATAGAAGTAGCTGCAGAAGGCGCCGACGCCGTAGTCGCGGGCCAGTTGCATCTGCTTGCGCATCGCATCCGCCAGGCGCAGGTCGTAGAAGCCCAGCTCGCCGGGCAGGCGCGGCTGCAGGTGTCCTTCGAACTGCGGCAGCGCGCGCGTCACGTTGTGCCACTCGGTGAAACCCTCGCCCCACCACGCGTCGTTCTCCGGAATCGGGTGGAACTGCGGCAGGTAGAACGCCACCACGGTGGCGGGCAGCGGCGTCGGCAGCGTGCCGCTGCGCCGGGGCACGAAACCGATGGCGCGTCCGGCGGCCTGGCTGCGTGGCCGGTGCTCGGCTTGCGATGCCGCGGCCGACTGGCCGCGCGGCCCCTGCGGCAGCAGGTCCGCGTGCCGGTCCAGGAAACGCTGGCGCAGCCGGTCCCGCGTGGTGCCCGGCATCGGGGTCAGCCGGAAGCCGGTGCGCAGCACGGTGAACAGACAGCGTTTGGCGAAGTCGCGAGCGGACATGGCGGCCTATCGGTGGCGATGCCGAAGCATCGGCGCTGGCGTGCGCGTGGTCAATCCAGCACGCGATGCAGGGCGGCCGCAGCGGCGGCGGCGGAGAAATGCTGCTGCACGTTGTCGAGGCCGCGCACGGAGAGCTGCTGCCAGAGCGTTTCGTCGCACTGCAGCCGCCGCACCGCCTCGACGAAGGCGGCTGCGTCGTCGGCCACCAGCACGTTCACGCCATCGGCGAGCTGCATGCCCTCCACCGCGATGGTGGTGGCGATCACCGGCACGCCGTGGCTCATCGACATGTTGATCTTGCCCTTCACGCCGGCACCGAAACGCAGCGGCGCCAAGGTGGCGAGGCAGTGGTCCAGCCACGGCGCCAGCTCGGCCACGCGGCCGTGGAATTCGAGGCCCGGCGTGGCCAGTTCGTGTCGCGCCGTGTCCGGCATGTCGCCGAGCACGTGCACGCGGATGTCGGGCAGCGCCTCGCGCAGCTTCGGCAGGATCTCCTCGGCGATCCAGCGGACCGCGTTGCTGTTCGGCGGGTGGCCGTAGCCGCCGATGAAGACCAGGCCGCCGCGCCCCGCATACGGCTGCCGGCAACCGTGCACCTCGTGGATGTTGGACAGCAGTTCCACCCGCGCCTGCGGTAACAGCCGCGCCAGCAGCGATTGTTCGTGCGGACTGACCACGAGGCTGACGTCGGCCTGTTCGATCAGGGCCAGCTCGCTGCGGCGTGCGGCTTCGGCCTGGCGGGCCATGATGGCGCTGCCGCCGAGTTCGGCCGCGCGCCGTTCGCGCAGGAAGTGCAGGTCCACCGTGTCGAAGATCAGCTTCGCCTGTGGCGCATGGCGGCGCACCAGCCCCGCGTACTGGCCGGCGACGGTGTGCCGGCACAGGATCACCGCGTGCAGTTCGTTGCCGTGCTCGCGCAGCCAGCGCGGCAGGTCCGCCAC from Rhodanobacter soli includes:
- a CDS encoding glycoside hydrolase family 99-like domain-containing protein, giving the protein MSARDFAKRCLFTVLRTGFRLTPMPGTTRDRLRQRFLDRHADLLPQGPRGQSAAASQAEHRPRSQAAGRAIGFVPRRSGTLPTPLPATVVAFYLPQFHPIPENDAWWGEGFTEWHNVTRALPQFEGHLQPRLPGELGFYDLRLADAMRKQMQLARDYGVGAFCSYFYWFAGKTLLETPLQQWLADPSLDLPLCLCWANENWSRRWDGRADDILIGQQHSPADDLAFIEHVARYLADPRYLRVGGKPLLLVYRPGLLPDPKATAVRWREWCRANGIGEIQLAYVQSFDRVDPRTIGFDAAVEFPPNNTTPAPITARQHLLNPDYRGDVHDWRELARQSMAQPESAYPRYPGVNPGWDNEPRRSGAGRVFAHASPRGYRDWLRHAISVARQRFPAQPLVFVNAWNEWAEGAVLEPDSRLGHAWLEATRTALQPAPIADARPCAVIHVWYPELLDELVVALRTSGIDWRIVITTSREREQAVRERMAQLGLDAEIDVFENRGRDILPFLHVANRLLDEGVTTVLKLHGKRSTHRQDGETWRRELLDKLLAPERACRIAAAFRDDATLGLVHAEGHLQPLDYYWGANQANVDYLTRRLGIAAPQVEHDSFIAGSMFWLRPAALRLLLDAHLEVTEFEAEAGQLDGTLAHAVERVFSLAASGGGFGTVSAAGLLGLAEAAPGTYPYARRSG